The nucleotide sequence GGGTTTTATGACAAGTATATGTACATTCAGCCAGTTTTAAGTCTCTGATGTACGACATTTGTGTTGCCCCGTCCGACAACTTGATTATCTACTCGGGGGCGTAATTATGAGAATATGTGTAGTCCGTGTAGTAATTTTGTGTCCCACCCCTGCCCGCTGGGTAGCCCCATGAACACGGACCACCACCGGGCCCGTCCCTTCGTTCATGCCCTCTCCCCGGTCGTGGCCAAGGTCCACCTGGAGGAACTCCTCTCCCCCGGAATACACCAGGACCCCTAGGACCCTGTGTAGGCCCGTGAGTCATCTGCGAAGGCATGTTGCCGCCAACGTGACCGTAGCCCACGCCGCACATTGACGGTGGAGGGAATTTAGGTCTGACTCCTGAGCCCCCTCTGGCTGCGGCCGTGGGAACACCCACAGGAGCTACAGGTTTGTCAGTGCAATTTACTGGAGTCCTGCCACTCTGACAATCTGGCTTGCTGCCACTAAGTATTTCCCCACTCTTGGGCACAGCAGGGTCCACTGGGCCAGGTGGAACCGCAACCTGGTTGCTTGCAGTCTTGAAAGTGCTGGTCCCTGACGGCCTCCAAGCTCCATCTCCGTGTCCACTGAGCGTGCCGTCGGCGTGTTGTGCTGAGGTACAACTGGCATTTAAGGGAATGCCTGTCATGTAACTTTGCTGGACCGTGTCAATGTTGTCTCCGTAAGAGTTCAGCAGAGGAGTCCCCGGAGCTCCCGGTCCCGTGTGTTCCGAGCCATACGTGTGACCGAGCAGCATGAGGtgcggtggaggaggaggtttGACCTCTAAAGGGAGGGACGGTAATTTGGCCAGGGGACCTGCTGCGGTGCTGACCGTAAGAGTTGTTGCGTTGGAGACTGCGATCGGGGGCCGGTGCTCCTGATCTTGGTTACTGCTGCAGGGCGAGGAGGGATACGCTGGGGAGGCTGCGTAGGTAGACGGGGCGGTAAAGGGCGCCCACGAGGGAGCGGAACAAAGGAAACTTTGGTGGGGATTCACAGGAAAACCTCCTGGAGAAGCATTTCCTAGATCTGCGGAGGCAATGCCCAACTGGTTTGTTGCCTTGAACTGAGAGATGGCCGTTTTGAGAGCGTTGTAGTCGGTGTGCGGCGACGTTCCATCGGGGGTGGACTCCTGGTCGGGAAGCGGGGGACGGAACTCTTCTGTCTGTGGAAGGGGAGGTTGTTGTGGCACTTCTTTGTCAGCCTCCGGGTTCTGCCCTCTGCCATCCACTATAGTCGGCTCCCCATCATCGGAGTCTAATGACATATCCTCTGCTCCCTCACACTCATCATTCACTACTGAGAAGATGGAGGGAAACCAAAATGGAAAAGGACGGGTTAAAGACATAAAACAGTGATATCATAAAGCAACTGTATACATAGTGATAGGAACAAAATATAAGGGAATATTAAAATCGGGGTGGGGGACACACGGTGCAATACCCACCGGTAGATGGCGGTGTGGGAAGCtcattttgactgataaagccAATCAGGCTGTGAAAAGCACTCATAAAATCCTCAATGCTTGCTATACTTATTCCATTTCTGGCATACTGCGGGAACAACTCAAAGGGCCTCTctgtaaaacaaaatgaatttgtCAAAAACATTATTGTAGTAAAACATATATATCCTTTGTCACGTACCGTCAAAGTACATTGTTCACAGTTAAAAACGATGATCATACCTGTGATGAAAATGAGATGCCGCTGTTGTGTGTGTTGAGTTTGAAGCTTGATTAGACATTCCAGATCGGGAGCCTGACGTGACTGGGCGTCGCAGTCATGATAGGGAAGAAAATCTACAAGGTGTTTCTTTTGATAGGCCGTCAAAAGGTTCAGCAGCCCCATCGCATTGGTGTTCAAGCTGTGACAAATCACCACAAGTCACAACGTGCTCATTTAATGCATGCTTTCAGGCAGcttaaaatatttctttaagAAGAGTTTGGAAGAGCTGAAAACTGACCGGCCCATTTCTTTAAGCTTCTTCTGGGATTTGCAGTGCACTTTCCACTGCCAGGGCTGTTCAGGGGTACTCTGCTCCTCCAAAAACTTGAGAAATGCTTGCAAGCGATCTGTAGGGGCAGCAGGTAAGGGTTGGGTGGGAGGTTTTAGCCAAAAGAACATCAGCAAACTGAacctattgtttaaaaaatgacataagtaaaataaacaaacccTGTGTAATGAGGTCAGGATTAAGGACAGACTCATCCGACACAATGAAACCTCCGCAGACAAACAGTTCATTGTAGGTGTGGTTCTTCACATCGTCCAGAGTGTCAACACCAGCAAAACTCACTGAAGGCAACTTCTTCAAAGACACCAGCGCTGGGATCTGCAAGTGAGAGGTGGAAGGAATTCAGTATGAAAACAAGTAAGCTCCATGAGAAGTGTAACTAACAAACACGTCAAACTACTAAGAGGTCATTAATGGTGTAACATGAAAGGCAGGTGCGGCTAAAAGGTGAACAAATGTAACATTACCTTATGCACATGACCAGCAATGTGCTCATTCTGAATGATGATGAGTAGTTTGTCAAGCCTGCTGTTGTTTTCTAGAAACAACTGAGGGCTGCACTCGCTGTTACCGAGACTTTTCAAGTATTCCTTAAGAACAAACAAGAGAAATGTGGATTAGTTTGAAAATTGTTAACACAAACTATAAAAACTAGTCCAGGCAAAGCACATTGACACCCTTGAACTTTATGGCAATTGATTTGAATGATGTCTGCCCATCTTCATTGATGACTTACTGGACATGAACAGACTGAATCTTTAAACCATGTGAGCACTTTCACAAGGCAGATTACAAGAACATTCTTAAGCATGGCTCACTTGCCCTTCGAGTGATTAAACCCAGAAAGGGATTTTTGTCGTGGTTGTACCTTTATTTCCTTGCAGACAGTGCTCTCCTCCCCTTCGTCCCCAGAATAGATGTAGAACTTCACTGTATTCTTTGTGACATCCTTAAAGATTTCCACCAAGCTGCTGAAAACTTCTGGTTTTAGCTGTCCAATCAGGTTGCCTGGCAGGAGTCCAGTTCCAGTGCTGGCACTGGAAACAGCACCGGAGGAAGGAACGGAGGGCGCTTTTTGGGATTTCTCTGATGACTCTGGGGGGATTTGGGACGGAGAATAGGCCTCTTCAATTATCTCCCCTGAACCTTTAGATGATTTGGCCTGGGCTTCCGTCGTCTCTCCCACAGTCCTTTGTTTGCTAAACTGAGGTGTGTCAGTTTTCGTTGGCGGGGTCTGCACGTCAGAAGTGGAGGTTTGCACGGGCAATGGTAATGCTGAGTCAGATATTGTCTCTGTGGGCTCTGGGGAAGAGTTTACGGGGGGATCAGGTGGGACTGGGGTTAATTTCTTTAACTGCTCACAAAGTGTTTTAACGTGCTCGTGTACAGGAACTGAGGTGATGTACTGCCCTACAAAATTTGAGAAGCATTTTCTTCGCTGCCAGGAATTGTGTGGTGGTTGCCACGGAGGTAGCTGCAAGTTGTACGTGATGCTGTTATTCTGCATAATACTTTTAATGTCAGAAGTGAGGCTGTGGACTTCTTGGTTGAGTATAGTGTCCAAGCTGAGTAAGGGCCTGGCACGGAGTACTTCCTCTTCTAATGGTAACGTTGGTGATGCAGCCTCCTTTTTGATATCAATTGAAGTGGGCTCCTTTTTTACATGAATAACTGTTGCAGGCATCTTTGGCTCAAGGCTTTCCATCGGCTTGGGCTCGGGCTTAGGCTGGATTTTTTCTGCAAACAACCAGAGGGGAAACTTAACATCGGTATAATCTGACATGTATATCTAGAGTTTtacaaaaagaagagaaaaaaactgtaCCTTCATTTGTGGGTATGGCACATGTGCTGGAAGACTTGTGAGCTTGGTCTAATGGGGTGCCATCACTAAAAGGGCTTCCAGGACTACAGTCCATATCCTCCTAATTGGAGTAAACATCATTAGTTTACACAGGATGTGCATCGCTGCTTAGAGTATAATATCTGAATCAGTAGTTGACGTCTCACCTCTGTGTAGTTTGTTTGTAATACAGGTTCATTTTTCTTGCTAGGGTCTGCAGCTGGAATGACAGGCTCAACTCTTTCAGGACGGGTTGACTGCTCCCCGTGGTCTGATTTCACAGATATTGATCCCTGAGCAACAGCTTTGTTGAGAGTGGATAGCAGAATCTTGAGGAGACGCTGTGTCTCGTGAACTGATGTGGTATTGGTGTTGCCACAACCTCTCAGGTCAGTGTCATAGATCCCCATGCTTTCCATTACTGCGTTCAGATTTTCCCTCTGTACACCACCCTCTCGCACCCCTTGCTCTGATACGCCTgtaaaaaggaacaaaatatGTTGAGATCATATTTACAGAAAGatactggtttaaaaaaaatccagataaaaaacatggttaaatattagaaaatgaatttaaatgaatgaaaacccaTTTTTACAATTCATTTGTTAATGTTAATATCTGACAACATTGAGTTGGGTCAGGAAGTATAGTTTGTCAGATAGGGCAGCTTTAGGAATAATACCACACAGATGAAAACAATTAAATCAATGGTGGGGACTAGCAATAAAGCCGAGCAAATAAAACATGTTCCCTATTTAAGGGCTTAAGTATTATTGGTTCTCCTTGATCAATATGTGGAAAATGGAGTGCTTTATCTACACCACCAGTGTTTAACAGGgtcaaacagacacacacacagacataagCAGTATGCTGgtcacttggatgaaaaacatcTAAGTATAATGGGAATAATGCataaaataaatagacaaaataaattatgtttccccttttttgtaatttatttttttaaactcctttCCATCAAAATAAACACTGACCTCTGCTGGGTTCACCGTTGCTTAACAAATCTGTGCGTTGATGTTTGTTCTTGTCTTCTCGTTCATCGCCTTCAAATTTCCTCTTAAGGTTGTTGGATTCCCGGGCCGCATCCACTTTGTCCTTCTTGGGATCCTTGACTAGGGCTTTCTTGTGGAGTTGGATTAATTTAAGTAACTGTTTCATCTTGTCTTTATCATATTCACCCTGTGGTAGCGGCACCTTCGGAGGTTGCGGCTGTGGCTGGGTGTCAGTGTGAGACTCGTGTTGCAACTGGGCACCATTGGAATGGGCGACATCTGCCCCTGGTCTGTCGGTGTCAGAGGCCGCTTTCCCCTGCGTAAGTCTTTCTGATGGTGGCCTGTCTGTCAGTCTCTCCGAGCGGTCAGAGCCACCCCAGTCAGAAACGGGACTGTAATCTACTTGGACTGGGGCTGGGACTGCTGCGGGTGTGGGATTGCTAATACGTTCAATTATGTCTTTTGCCTTGCTCAGAGGTAAAGTAAAGTTGGAGGTGTTGTGGAAGTAAGAGCGCAGCAAGGCTTCTATGTTCCCTTTGGCCCTGGGTATAGGAACCGTGAATGGCCTGTCGTCCACGTGACATTTGTAGTCGGGGAGGTTGAATTGCCGCACTCTTCCGGAGTCTACGCGACTCAAATAGTCTGTGGCTTGTCGCTCCACGCTGGAACTGGGATCCTTTCCAGGGTTTGGGCGCAATGTGAAAAAGGCGTAATGCAAGGCAGGGATGAATCGGTCCATAGATTGGAAATGACACTCCGGCTCGGTTGTAAATGGCTCTGGGTCGGCTAGCCGGGAAGCTACAACAGAAGATAACAAAACTATTTAAGCACAAAATGAGGCTATTTTCATTTAGGTTTCGACTAGTTTGATCCAGGATTTTGCCAGATCTTATGACATTTCTGAACACGATCATCAATCAAGATGTTACTTTCCATTCATTTGCTAAACTTGGCCTTATATCAcggtaatgtaaaaatatagatAGATGAGAATGGGAAAACTCACAATACTTGAACACTGCTCTTGACTCGTGAAAAAGGAATATTGCTTGCAGGCTCTTTTCAATGCGCCCCCGGCGTTCTGCAAACAAACGAAAACTTTTAAAGAGCAAACACTGGTGGTTGCAACAATCAAGAGTCAAACTGACACAAAATATGATTAGGGGATAACATTTAAAGAAAGGTTTGCGGTCACCTTTGGACTCCACCATTTGTGTAGAGGAGAGGAGAAATAGAAAACCCCGGTCAAACAGAGCCTTCACCAGTACCTATTCGAGGGAATAGACAacagttagagagagagagggatcaCTTCAAGCCGGCTCGTTGTGGTGTATGCAATTGTCAACAGATATAAAAACTGCTAATACAAATGTAGACTGCATTGTAATTGTCATTCTGAAATTATTCTCTTTAAAAGAAGTTTGGTCAGTTGTTTACATGTCATTCTTGGATGTATGCCACTCCATTTAATCAGAACAGCAGTTAAACAGACGAGTGACACTTTTCTATCATATATCGTATAGTAGTTGCCATTGTTTTTACTTCCATTAGGCTACATGTTGGCGaaaagtgataaaaaaacaagatcttTCAAGGattgtgaaaatattaaaacagaaaatgaatcttAACAATTAATCAATTGTGAAATCCTTAATTTATTCCATAATCGGTGTTGGTAAACGGAGATTGGAAAGATGTAACTTTATGTGATTGGCAGCAAAAGAGACACTTACAGGTGTACAATTGACTCACCAGTCTGTCTTTCTCCAGTTTGTTTATCAGTGCTAGGAGACTTCCACTGGTGGGTTTTCCTTTTCCTTCAACAACCTCAAAGAGGCTGCATGACAGCCCATACTTCATTACTGCAACACATTAAAAGTGCATACAGTAAGAGAAATCTCTATGACACACGTCTCATCGACCACCCTTTCTTACCTTCCCGTGATGCGCTGTAGGTGTCCCAAGAGAAGAGCACCGCAGGAATCTTCCTCTTCACCTGATCAAGCTGCATACCTTGATTCATCTCAAGCTTCTCGGGACTGTCAGATGGAACaacataaatgtatatttaccgAGAGAAGTGGTAGTTGCATAAACTGTGATGGCAAGCTTTGTGGTCAAAATCAACCCCCTTTCCATGAATGTGTAACAGGCCGTATTTGAATGTGTATCTGACACAGCACTGACTTCTTTCTATTCACCATTGATACAAGTAACATAAAATGCCAATGTTCCCAACACAGAAATCCTGAGAAGCAACACAGAGACCACATTGCATAGTAGGAGGGTGCATTGTGGAAGGTTTCCATTCACCAAAATgaatcaatcattcattcagagaaagttagatgaaaaaaaaattatgttctACAGTATGTGCTTTATACTCACAGTTTGAAAGGAAGGTAGGCACGCGACGATGATCGTAAACGGATTGGAAATAACTCCTGACCCTTTGTTACCAGTGGACCACTCCATATGGAATAGCAGCGCCGCCCTGAAATAACACCAAAAGCAGgttagtagtaaaaaaaaagatgtctagTTTTGAAGAATTCTATTTgtcagcccaaaaaaaatatgtaaagacTGCAGGAGCCTAATAATAAGTTacttgattttattgttttatatcaaACAGCTGTCAGCCTATCATGCAGTCTCTTTAAACTTTGTCATTTCACTGAAAGGACAATCAGCTTAAACTACAACTAATCGAAGCCATTATATTTAACACATGGGTCAGGACACATTCATGTTTAACATTGGCCACAGCTGCTAAATTCAATCTACAGTACATTGCCAAAGGTAAATGTTCAACTAACCAGAAGGATATCCAAATCAGTGCCTGAACATAATTGACTTTGATAACATTCATTAAACATTTACCTCGATTTCCTTCGGGAGCAGCAACGCCAAGTCTATTAAACAGAGAAACATAGAATACTTTTAGAAACAGACAAAGTAAAACCTTGTAAGTGGAAGAAGACTGTATTACCTATGTGTGGTTAATGAGGTCGCTCCAGGATCCTTCCCTTTGTACTGGAAGGAAACCACAGCATAGGGGAACACATGCCTGggccttgtttttatttcatcaaaggcaaactcaaaaaaatattgctgaAATACAAAAAGAGTTATGTAAGAAAAGAAGAAATCCAAGTCACTGAAGAATTTAGTTGATCAAACAAACGTACCTGTGTGAGCTCAAATGCTCTGTATGACAGCAAAGACGTAACCCGATTAGCATTTTTGGACAAATGACAGTCAAACTTTGTTGCCGGGTCCTTAGCGTTGTTTGGCATATTCTCATGAATGTGCTTCACTCTTCCCTGAAAGGACAAGATCGTTTCATTCAGGGGCCGGGCAAGGATGTGATGCAAGATGAAATATTGTTTGAAATTGGGGGTTTCATTGGATGCCTACAAGAACCACAAATGTTATACGTGAATCCTTCAGCACTTACCCTCattactttaaaaatgatcatgtcTCCGACCGAACcaacttcaaatggattcaTTTGCAACAAGTCAGAGAATTTAGAGAGATACACtcctacaacaaaaaaagaattggaGTGAGAAATGACTTCAGAGTCAAATATGATCATTCGCCAAAACTATTTCGAATGCTGCCAAGTTACTCACCCATTGATGAGTTTCCTACTGTTGTTATCTTCGAGTGTCCCACAGACAAACCCTTCTCGCAGATCCACTGAAGCTAAAACATCCAAGTACATCTTGTTACAATACCAAAATACCTACTTATTTTCATAATATGCCTGCATATGTGAAGCTTCGTGAGCATAAAACAGCCACACTGCCTGTTTGTCTCACATGGACATGACAGACATTTGCAAATATTAAATGGTACACACAAATGGTACTTTTGTGTGAATACACAACACACTTAGGTCTGAAGCCTATGCAGTGTGGAAAAGGATCTgtagcccaaaaaaaatcacctttgcTTTGTCTGGGTATAAAAAGCAATGCGACTCTGTCAGTTCTTGTTCCGTCCGCCCTTCTTGCTTCATCTCTCGCCGCTTCTCTATAAACTGTAATAGTCATGAAGTCAGAACATcgacatttcaaaaataaaaatgaagcaaaGTCTGTGCAGGTGAAAATGCATGTCCGTGCACAATACATTGTTTCAGTAGAACCTGCTCAGAAATGTGGACCAACCTCCTTCTCCAGCAGCTCGTTGTGAAGAAGCCTGGCTTTACAGTAGGTGAATGTTCCTCTAGATGACGCGTCCAGGTAGAAAGAGGTGATGAGCTTCACAAGGTCATCAAACTCACGGCTACCGGGCGACAGAAGCTGGTATAAACCTTTGTAAAGAAGCGAGAGGCAAAAAGATAAGCACAGAGCTCCTTTGGTAGATAGAGTATGTCcctaaacaaatattttcaggGTAGGGGAGGGGGTCTTTATAGTAGTGGTAATGTTGAAGGCAGTAAAGAGTGAAACATCAGCCTTCTATCTTGGTGATTTTATGAGTAAACTCAAATCAAATATTACAGCACTTTTCACAAGCAACATCTCCTGAATGTAAGAATTGACAGAAGTAATGAAGTATcacacattttgtcaaatccaCCCAAATATGTAGTCCCCACTTTGTTATAACATCACTGTCTTGTATAGCCCTATACTGGCAGCAATAagttaatgtttgtttgtttttctatgtAAAGGGATACTGTATGGCACGATCATTGAGTTAACTGTAGTAGCATTATGAAAGAGGGGATACCACACAGGAGGCTTTGTGACTAAAGTCTCTTATTTTACACTTTGATATTCTATTGGAGCAATGTAAGGTTTCTATTTTGGCAATGTACTGCATGTGAAGTGGACAGGTTTCAATTCTTGTGAAGAGAGACTGAGACGCCTATTTATGACGACACACAAGTTGCTTACTGGAGATTAATTCTTGACACTCACTAGGGTCAATGTCGGCCA is from Stigmatopora nigra isolate UIUO_SnigA chromosome 1, RoL_Snig_1.1, whole genome shotgun sequence and encodes:
- the tasorb gene encoding protein TASOR isoform X1, whose protein sequence is MALNPVPMEKMESDFSDTGSLHNEGGEPPKTSAATSAVANQNGDQPSCGDSVMPEQDAPEQHGGVQADARSWSGSPTPGQRRGEERPRKSFQIPRKKKERKGLYQLLSPGSREFDDLVKLITSFYLDASSRGTFTYCKARLLHNELLEKEFIEKRREMKQEGRTEQELTESHCFLYPDKAKLQWICEKGLSVGHSKITTVGNSSMGVYLSKFSDLLQMNPFEVGSVGDMIIFKVMRGRVKHIHENMPNNAKDPATKFDCHLSKNANRVTSLLSYRAFELTQQYFFEFAFDEIKTRPRHVFPYAVVSFQYKGKDPGATSLTTHRLGVAAPEGNRGRRCYSIWSGPLVTKGQELFPIRLRSSSRAYLPFKLPEKLEMNQGMQLDQVKRKIPAVLFSWDTYSASREVMKYGLSCSLFEVVEGKGKPTSGSLLALINKLEKDRLVLVKALFDRGFLFLLSSTQMVESKERRGRIEKSLQAIFLFHESRAVFKYSSRLADPEPFTTEPECHFQSMDRFIPALHYAFFTLRPNPGKDPSSSVERQATDYLSRVDSGRVRQFNLPDYKCHVDDRPFTVPIPRAKGNIEALLRSYFHNTSNFTLPLSKAKDIIERISNPTPAAVPAPVQVDYSPVSDWGGSDRSERLTDRPPSERLTQGKAASDTDRPGADVAHSNGAQLQHESHTDTQPQPQPPKVPLPQGEYDKDKMKQLLKLIQLHKKALVKDPKKDKVDAARESNNLKRKFEGDEREDKNKHQRTDLLSNGEPSRGVSEQGVREGGVQRENLNAVMESMGIYDTDLRGCGNTNTTSVHETQRLLKILLSTLNKAVAQGSISVKSDHGEQSTRPERVEPVIPAADPSKKNEPVLQTNYTEEDMDCSPGSPFSDGTPLDQAHKSSSTCAIPTNEEKIQPKPEPKPMESLEPKMPATVIHVKKEPTSIDIKKEAASPTLPLEEEVLRARPLLSLDTILNQEVHSLTSDIKSIMQNNSITYNLQLPPWQPPHNSWQRRKCFSNFVGQYITSVPVHEHVKTLCEQLKKLTPVPPDPPVNSSPEPTETISDSALPLPVQTSTSDVQTPPTKTDTPQFSKQRTVGETTEAQAKSSKGSGEIIEEAYSPSQIPPESSEKSQKAPSVPSSGAVSSASTGTGLLPGNLIGQLKPEVFSSLVEIFKDVTKNTVKFYIYSGDEGEESTVCKEIKEYLKSLGNSECSPQLFLENNSRLDKLLIIIQNEHIAGHVHKIPALVSLKKLPSVSFAGVDTLDDVKNHTYNELFVCGGFIVSDESVLNPDLITQDRLQAFLKFLEEQSTPEQPWQWKVHCKSQKKLKEMGRLNTNAMGLLNLLTAYQKKHLVDFLPYHDCDAQSRQAPDLECLIKLQTQHTQQRHLIFITERPFELFPQYARNGISIASIEDFMSAFHSLIGFISQNELPTPPSTVVNDECEGAEDMSLDSDDGEPTIVDGRGQNPEADKEVPQQPPLPQTEEFRPPLPDQESTPDGTSPHTDYNALKTAISQFKATNQLGIASADLGNASPGGFPVNPHQSFLCSAPSWAPFTAPSTYAASPAYPSSPCSSNQDQEHRPPIAVSNATTLTVSTAAGPLAKLPSLPLEVKPPPPPHLMLLGHTYGSEHTGPGAPGTPLLNSYGDNIDTVQQSYMTGIPLNASCTSAQHADGTLSGHGDGAWRPSGTSTFKTASNQVAVPPGPVDPAVPKSGEILSGSKPDCQSGRTPVNCTDKPVAPVGVPTAAARGGSGVRPKFPPPSMCGVGYGHVGGNMPSQMTHGPTQGPRGPGVFRGRGVPPGGPWPRPGRGHERRDGPGGGPCSWGYPAGRGGTQNYYTDYTYSHNYAPE
- the tasorb gene encoding protein TASOR isoform X2, coding for MALNPVPMEKMESDFSDTGSLHNEGGEPPKTSAATSAVANQNGDQPSCGDSVMPEQDAPEQHGGVQADARSWSGSPTPGQRRGEERPRKSFQIPRKKKERKGLYQLLSPGSREFDDLVKLITSFYLDASSRGTFTYCKARLLHNELLEKEFIEKRREMKQEGRTEQELTESHCFLYPDKAKLQWICEKGLSVGHSKITTVGNSSMGVYLSKFSDLLQMNPFEVGSVGDMIIFKVMRGRVKHIHENMPNNAKDPATKFDCHLSKNANRVTSLLSYRAFELTQQYFFEFAFDEIKTRPRHVFPYAVVSFQYKGKDPGATSLTTHRLGVAAPEGNRGRRCYSIWSGPLVTKGQELFPIRLRSSSRAYLPFKLPEKLEMNQGMQLDQVKRKIPAVLFSWDTYSASREVMKYGLSCSLFEVVEGKGKPTSGSLLALINKLEKDRLVLVKALFDRGFLFLLSSTQMVESKERRGRIEKSLQAIFLFHESRAVFKYSSRLADPEPFTTEPECHFQSMDRFIPALHYAFFTLRPNPGKDPSSSVERQATDYLSRVDSGRVRQFNLPDYKCHVDDRPFTVPIPRAKGNIEALLRSYFHNTSNFTLPLSKAKDIIERISNPTPAAVPAPVQVDYSPVSDWGGSDRSERLTDRPPSERLTQGKAASDTDRPGADVAHSNGAQLQHESHTDTQPQPQPPKVPLPQGEYDKDKMKQLLKLIQLHKKALVKDPKKDKVDAARESNNLKRKFEGDEREDKNKHQRTDLLSNGEPSRGVSEQGVREGGVQRENLNAVMESMGIYDTDLRGCGNTNTTSVHETQRLLKILLSTLNKAVAQGSISVKSDHGEQSTRPERVEPVIPAADPSKKNEPVLQTNYTEEDMDCSPGSPFSDGTPLDQAHKSSSTCAIPTNEEKIQPKPEPKPMESLEPKMPATVIHVKKEPTSIDIKKEAASPTLPLEEEVLRARPLLSLDTILNQEVHSLTSDIKSIMQNNSITYNLQLPPWQPPHNSWQRRKCFSNFVGQYITSVPVHEHVKTLCEQLKKLTPVPPDPPVNSSPEPTETISDSALPLPVQTSTSDVQTPPTKTDTPQFSKQRTVGETTEAQAKSSKGSGEIIEEAYSPSQIPPESSEKSQKAPSVPSSGAVSSASTGTGLLPGNLIGQLKPEVFSSLVEIFKDVTKNTVKFYIYSGDEGEESTVCKEIKEYLKSLGNSECSPQLFLENNSRLDKLLIIIQNEHIAGHVHKIPALVSLKKLPSVSFAGVDTLDDVKNHTYNELFVCGGFIVSDESVLNPDLITQDRLQAFLKFLEEQSTPEQPWQWKVHCKSQKKLKEMGRLNTNAMGLLNLLTAYQKKHLVDFLPYHDCDAQSRQAPDLECLIKLQTQHTQQRHLIFITERPFELFPQYARNGISIASIEDFMSAFHSLIGFISQNELPTPPSTVNDECEGAEDMSLDSDDGEPTIVDGRGQNPEADKEVPQQPPLPQTEEFRPPLPDQESTPDGTSPHTDYNALKTAISQFKATNQLGIASADLGNASPGGFPVNPHQSFLCSAPSWAPFTAPSTYAASPAYPSSPCSSNQDQEHRPPIAVSNATTLTVSTAAGPLAKLPSLPLEVKPPPPPHLMLLGHTYGSEHTGPGAPGTPLLNSYGDNIDTVQQSYMTGIPLNASCTSAQHADGTLSGHGDGAWRPSGTSTFKTASNQVAVPPGPVDPAVPKSGEILSGSKPDCQSGRTPVNCTDKPVAPVGVPTAAARGGSGVRPKFPPPSMCGVGYGHVGGNMPSQMTHGPTQGPRGPGVFRGRGVPPGGPWPRPGRGHERRDGPGGGPCSWGYPAGRGGTQNYYTDYTYSHNYAPE